In one window of Henckelia pumila isolate YLH828 chromosome 1, ASM3356847v2, whole genome shotgun sequence DNA:
- the LOC140894395 gene encoding uncharacterized protein: MDSGREGGSMKKPPLLDGINYPFCKARMKAFIKSVDEKSLRSIVIGWTPPMEKVGDKKEIKLKKKKTSGLQMKNDLEWDSWNILETAYEGTTPVKISKLQILTTRFEELNMGEDETLNDFNTRLCDISNEAFSLGENT, from the exons ATGGATTCTGGAAGAGAAGGAGGTTCTATGAAAAAACCTCCACTCTTGGATGGGATTAATTACCCATTTTGTAAAGCAAGAATGAAAGCCTTCATTAAATCTGTTGATGAAAAATCCTTGAGATCTATTGTGATAGGATGGACTCCTCCAATGGAGAAAGTTGGTGACAAAAAAGAGATCAaactaaagaagaagaagacaagTGGACTGCAGATGAAGAACGACTTGGAATG GGATTCTTGGAATATTTTGGAGACAGCATATGAAGGGACAACACCTGTAAAAATTTCTAAATTACAAATTCTAACTACCAGGTTCGAAGAGCTGAATATGGGGGAGGATGAGACTCTCAACGATTTCAACACGAGATTGTGTGATATTTCTAATGAAGCATTTTCTCTGGGAGAAAATACTTAG